A single window of Candidatus Rhabdochlamydia oedothoracis DNA harbors:
- a CDS encoding motility associated factor glycosyltransferase family protein encodes MGKSFVGNSSLDLLSERYPELVFLLNFSSSCEALPEEEFIPEFKAVEVLYIYGIGGSSAYPSLKKWVLEEKTRRVVFLEDSLSAIERFLSSTYSEQILQDSQMFLSYLEEPYAKKLEEIVSNYPLEHVFIQATKSYRRKPQFEQLCLQLLRITTVVHAGTTEILKAHHMLANLMRNISKWPHSFLANRFQGQFVNVPAIICGAGPSLLDAIEPLKNLQDRALILAGGSAITALSNQGITPHLNIAADPNFEEFERLKTASAYETPLIYATRVHPDIWNTCNGQMGYLVSDTGGICEKHFENLLGINHQAVGPDLGMEALSVTTLSLAFAAEMGCNPIVFIGVDLSYTGMQKYAEKVVSHSAIDPKMLQENTQASEKLLRRKNVKGELVYTTVKWIMESECIASFAKKHKSCRFINATSGLGFKDIENSSLEEVSMDWKPIDLHAAIHQKMQLYQLDLRFSEAIASEKEKLCSSILRLQEMTLRMLKITHQAFAQEVSIPTAKMTLLEFDFQEELALNALFPFLDSTLDRLLDPCEKRKRSDKEMLKHFLEKYTSWKEVLEHVIEQNLMG; translated from the coding sequence AAAGCTGTTGAGGTTTTGTATATTTATGGAATTGGTGGGTCTAGTGCTTATCCTAGTCTAAAAAAATGGGTCTTGGAAGAAAAAACAAGAAGAGTGGTTTTCTTAGAGGATTCGCTCAGTGCAATAGAGAGATTTTTATCTTCTACTTACAGTGAGCAAATCCTTCAAGATAGTCAAATGTTTCTATCCTATCTAGAAGAGCCTTATGCAAAAAAATTAGAAGAGATTGTATCTAACTATCCATTAGAACATGTTTTTATCCAAGCGACCAAGTCTTATCGCAGAAAACCTCAGTTTGAACAGCTGTGTCTACAACTCTTAAGGATTACAACTGTTGTACATGCAGGCACGACAGAGATTCTAAAAGCTCATCACATGCTAGCAAATCTCATGAGGAATATCTCTAAGTGGCCTCATTCTTTTTTAGCTAATCGATTTCAAGGGCAATTTGTAAATGTTCCTGCAATTATTTGTGGAGCAGGTCCTTCTTTATTAGATGCAATAGAGCCCTTGAAGAATTTGCAAGATCGCGCGCTGATTCTGGCAGGAGGCTCAGCCATTACTGCTTTGAGTAATCAAGGTATAACTCCACATCTAAATATAGCAGCTGATCCTAATTTTGAAGAATTTGAAAGATTAAAAACGGCATCTGCATATGAAACCCCGCTCATTTATGCAACCAGAGTGCATCCAGATATTTGGAATACGTGTAATGGGCAGATGGGGTATCTTGTTTCTGATACAGGAGGTATCTGTGAAAAACATTTTGAAAATCTGCTTGGGATAAATCATCAAGCAGTGGGACCTGATCTAGGGATGGAAGCTTTATCTGTAACTACCCTTAGCCTAGCCTTTGCTGCAGAAATGGGTTGTAATCCCATTGTTTTTATCGGGGTAGATCTATCGTATACCGGTATGCAAAAATATGCAGAAAAAGTAGTATCTCATTCCGCTATCGATCCTAAAATGCTGCAAGAGAATACACAAGCCTCAGAAAAGCTTTTGCGCCGAAAGAATGTTAAAGGTGAACTTGTTTACACCACGGTAAAGTGGATAATGGAATCAGAATGCATTGCTTCTTTTGCTAAAAAACATAAAAGTTGCCGATTTATCAATGCGACAAGTGGCCTTGGGTTTAAAGACATAGAAAACTCTTCATTAGAAGAGGTTTCTATGGATTGGAAACCCATCGACCTACATGCTGCTATTCATCAAAAAATGCAGCTCTATCAATTAGATCTCCGTTTTAGCGAAGCCATTGCATCTGAAAAGGAAAAACTTTGTTCGAGCATTTTACGCTTACAAGAAATGACACTACGTATGTTAAAAATAACCCATCAAGCTTTTGCACAAGAGGTAAGTATACCCACAGCTAAAATGACTCTCTTAGAATTTGATTTTCAAGAGGAACTGGCTCTAAATGCTTTATTTCCTTTTTTAGATTCAACGCTTGATCGCCTATTAGATCCTTGCGAAAAACGAAAGAGAAGTGATAAAGAAATGCTTAAACATTTCCTAGAAAAATATACCAGTTGGAAAGAGGTCTTAGAACATGTGATTGAGCAAAATCTTATGGGATAA
- a CDS encoding transposase family protein, protein MFRNYQTQERRAINYNSLHDIISTSILAMLCGQDDYMGFSLWTQMNLDWLQSVNICKYGAASHDTYERFFAFLNPHSFRTCFMHSRPLTCRSS, encoded by the coding sequence ATTTTTCGAAATTACCAGACCCAAGAAAGGCGCGCAATCAACTATAATAGCCTTCATGATATTATCAGCACATCTATCCTAGCCATGCTATGTGGACAAGATGATTACATGGGCTTTAGCTTGTGGACACAGATGAACCTCGATTGGTTACAATCTGTTAATATCTGCAAATATGGAGCTGCTTCTCATGATACCTATGAGAGGTTTTTTGCCTTTTTAAATCCTCATTCGTTCCGTACATGTTTTATGCATTCAAGACCACTTACATGCAGAAGCTCATAA
- a CDS encoding transposase, giving the protein MSKQGLNEEQFKILEPQMEKWVNRNHYGRKLAPWRPVVNTIFWVLRTGAPWKDAPRNKEFSHPSTAHAWLGRMQSAGFLDQFLEELLKLAEQLGCIDAQRLSVDGFFFQRTRRRRAS; this is encoded by the coding sequence ATGAGCAAGCAAGGATTAAATGAAGAACAGTTTAAAATACTCGAACCTCAAATGGAAAAATGGGTAAATCGTAACCATTATGGAAGAAAATTAGCGCCATGGAGACCTGTAGTGAATACTATTTTCTGGGTGCTTCGGACAGGAGCTCCTTGGAAAGATGCACCTAGAAACAAGGAGTTTTCTCATCCCTCAACAGCACACGCATGGCTTGGAAGAATGCAATCTGCTGGATTTTTAGATCAATTTTTAGAAGAGCTGCTTAAGCTTGCCGAACAGCTGGGGTGTATTGATGCCCAGAGACTCTCTGTAGATGGTTTTTTTTTCCAGCGGACGCGGAGGAGGAGAGCAAGTTGA
- a CDS encoding transposase, with amino-acid sequence MVFFSSGRGGGEQVDYGYKGKGVTSHLLVEKSGKPLAITFTSASGDEKKQVIPLLRKVIPFIKKAWNQGKVPILEADKGYDSEQTRIDVLSHEVFPLIARKRNTKGYKIKGICYLEKQRWVVERTISWLKTCFRRLTVRWERKAIYWNGLLMFGLLGYWMNFLSRQVSLKQ; translated from the coding sequence ATGGTTTTTTTTTCCAGCGGACGCGGAGGAGGAGAGCAAGTTGATTATGGCTACAAAGGTAAAGGCGTGACATCGCATTTACTGGTAGAAAAATCAGGAAAGCCTCTTGCAATCACTTTTACATCAGCATCCGGGGATGAGAAAAAACAAGTGATCCCTCTGCTTAGGAAAGTCATTCCCTTCATTAAAAAAGCATGGAATCAGGGAAAAGTACCCATACTTGAAGCAGATAAAGGTTATGACTCAGAGCAAACACGTATCGATGTTCTTTCCCATGAGGTTTTTCCTCTGATAGCTCGGAAAAGAAACACTAAGGGATATAAGATAAAAGGCATTTGCTACCTTGAAAAGCAACGTTGGGTCGTTGAGAGAACGATTTCTTGGTTAAAGACATGCTTCCGTCGTCTTACAGTGCGCTGGGAAAGAAAGGCAATATATTGGAACGGACTATTAATGTTTGGACTACTGGGATATTGGATGAATTTCTTAAGTCGGCAAGTATCTTTAAAACAGTAA
- a CDS encoding HAD family hydrolase, translating to MFKKLFDSYDIILFDFDGLLVDTEPLHFLAYREMCSKNEICLNWDFVRFCQEAHSSAFGIWKAFQKEFPTLLKKKSKEVLYQEKKEIYQELLKTTILKLMPGVHALLQALAMSNTLSAVVTNSALSQVEPIRKTLPILNVIPLWITREDYPLAKPAPDGYLQAIEQLGRKERIIGFEDTLKGIHALQAAKVEAVLVNPICPEGVKGFIHLDRIDHICLNI from the coding sequence ATGTTTAAAAAATTATTTGATTCTTACGATATTATTCTCTTTGACTTTGATGGTCTGCTTGTAGACACAGAACCCTTGCATTTTCTTGCATATAGGGAAATGTGTTCTAAGAATGAGATTTGTCTGAATTGGGACTTTGTTCGTTTCTGCCAAGAAGCGCATTCAAGTGCATTTGGAATTTGGAAAGCGTTTCAAAAAGAATTTCCTACTTTATTAAAAAAAAAATCAAAAGAGGTACTATATCAAGAAAAAAAAGAGATTTATCAAGAGTTACTAAAAACCACTATTTTAAAGCTTATGCCGGGAGTTCATGCTCTTTTACAAGCATTAGCTATGAGTAATACGCTATCTGCAGTTGTAACAAACTCTGCGCTCTCTCAAGTAGAGCCTATTCGCAAAACTCTTCCTATTTTAAATGTCATCCCTCTTTGGATAACACGTGAGGATTATCCATTAGCCAAACCAGCTCCTGATGGTTATTTACAAGCGATAGAACAACTGGGTAGAAAAGAGAGGATCATTGGGTTTGAAGATACATTAAAGGGTATTCATGCATTGCAAGCAGCTAAAGTAGAAGCTGTTCTTGTAAACCCTATATGTCCAGAAGGAGTCAAGGGGTTTATTCATCTAGATAGAATCGATCATATTTGTTTAAACATATAA
- a CDS encoding peptide ABC transporter substrate-binding protein, with the protein MDPRKGGEQYSSQMHFLFFEGLVKLYPDGSIKLAQAESYELSEDNLQITFHLRDTVWSNNTPVTAYDFEQSWKDILDPKFPSLQSNLFSPIKNADAAKQGLIPLDEVGIKAIDAKTLRITLDKPTPYLFKLLACSSFSPVNIKNDRQNSNWADHAGLNFLCNGPYLLEKWDHENQIIAISNPHYRKTQDLRPKKIIFNVIKNDQITLQMFEKGLIDVIGDSLTSIPLDAVPSLEKKWTISRKPRASTLLITLNTEKFPFNHPKIRRAFGLAINRQELIGSFGKGIKKSILADYINIAYQASMSATNLVPPCLKENRHRSFFKDNDVVQAKTFLEEAMVELGISREIFDSVILYYYSRTFGADELMQKLQQQWLNALDIFIKIEYLDSKTIMDKLIKGDYHMCFMRRDALYNDPMSVLERFKYKDYIKNYSNWENQEYIRLLDKSFYEQSDARSQILEQAERIFLNEMPVIPLYHEDYIYIINPNLKYKVPLSGDRLLLPLSFEDQGC; encoded by the coding sequence ATGGATCCTCGTAAAGGAGGAGAACAGTATTCTTCTCAGATGCATTTTCTGTTTTTTGAAGGACTTGTAAAACTCTATCCAGATGGCTCTATTAAACTTGCTCAAGCAGAATCCTATGAATTATCCGAAGATAATTTGCAGATTACGTTTCATTTAAGAGATACGGTTTGGTCAAATAACACTCCTGTGACAGCTTATGATTTTGAACAATCCTGGAAAGATATTCTAGATCCTAAATTTCCCTCCTTGCAATCAAATCTATTTTCTCCTATAAAAAATGCAGATGCTGCAAAACAAGGCCTTATTCCTCTTGATGAGGTAGGTATCAAAGCAATAGATGCAAAAACTCTTAGGATCACTTTAGATAAACCCACTCCTTATCTTTTTAAACTACTTGCCTGCTCCTCTTTTTCCCCTGTAAATATCAAAAATGATCGGCAGAATTCCAATTGGGCTGATCATGCAGGTCTTAACTTCTTATGTAATGGTCCTTATCTATTGGAAAAGTGGGATCATGAAAACCAAATCATTGCTATAAGTAATCCTCACTATCGAAAAACACAAGATCTGCGACCTAAAAAAATTATTTTCAATGTGATTAAGAATGATCAAATCACACTACAGATGTTCGAAAAAGGCTTAATTGATGTAATTGGTGATTCTTTAACTTCTATCCCTTTAGATGCAGTTCCTAGTTTAGAAAAAAAATGGACAATTTCTCGCAAACCAAGGGCTTCTACTTTATTGATTACTCTTAATACAGAGAAGTTTCCCTTTAATCATCCTAAAATCCGTAGGGCATTTGGCTTGGCAATTAATCGTCAAGAGCTGATTGGGTCATTTGGAAAAGGTATTAAAAAAAGCATCTTGGCTGATTATATTAATATTGCCTATCAAGCAAGCATGAGCGCAACGAATCTTGTTCCTCCTTGCTTAAAAGAAAACCGCCATCGATCTTTCTTTAAAGATAATGACGTGGTTCAAGCAAAGACTTTTCTGGAGGAGGCAATGGTTGAACTGGGGATAAGTAGAGAAATTTTTGATTCTGTAATTCTCTATTATTATTCTCGAACATTTGGAGCGGATGAGTTGATGCAAAAACTCCAGCAACAGTGGTTAAATGCTTTAGATATTTTCATAAAAATAGAATATTTAGACTCTAAAACGATTATGGATAAATTGATTAAAGGAGATTATCACATGTGTTTTATGCGCAGAGACGCTCTATATAATGATCCTATGAGTGTTTTAGAAAGATTTAAGTATAAAGATTATATTAAAAATTATTCCAATTGGGAAAACCAGGAATATATCCGTTTATTAGATAAGTCTTTTTATGAGCAATCAGATGCAAGATCTCAAATTCTAGAACAAGCGGAAAGGATTTTCTTAAATGAAATGCCAGTTATTCCTTTGTATCACGAAGATTATATATATATTATCAACCCCAACCTAAAGTATAAAGTACCGTTATCTGGAGATCGATTGCTTTTACCCTTGTCTTTTGAGGATCAAGGTTGTTAA
- the truA gene encoding tRNA pseudouridine(38-40) synthase TruA, with product MHNYKLFIAYEGTRYSGWQIQKNGISIQALLEKYLSIILRSSIKIIGSGRTDAGVHAIGQVAHFKTATSFEFSRLLKSLNGLLPPDIRVLSIEEVPLDFHARYSAIGKVYHYYLYVGPVKDPFNCFYAYRVPHPVLLNTLIQAAKLFIGTHDFTSFANKATTGSAAKNAVRSLRRLSILQEEEYIRLELEANGFLYKMVRNIVGTLLDICAGKIELEKIPAIFQAKDRRLAGRAAPAQGLILAKVDYETTCL from the coding sequence ATGCATAACTATAAATTATTCATTGCTTACGAGGGGACACGTTATTCAGGCTGGCAAATACAAAAAAACGGTATATCTATTCAGGCACTGTTGGAAAAGTATTTATCCATTATTCTGCGCAGTTCTATTAAAATTATAGGATCTGGTCGTACAGATGCAGGTGTACATGCAATAGGGCAAGTTGCGCATTTTAAAACAGCAACTTCTTTTGAGTTTTCTCGCTTACTTAAATCGTTGAATGGCTTACTTCCACCTGATATCAGAGTATTGAGTATTGAAGAGGTTCCGCTTGACTTCCATGCACGCTATAGTGCAATAGGCAAGGTATACCATTACTATTTATACGTAGGCCCTGTTAAGGATCCTTTTAATTGTTTCTATGCTTACAGAGTTCCTCATCCTGTACTTTTAAATACATTAATACAAGCAGCAAAGCTTTTTATAGGCACTCATGATTTTACTTCTTTTGCAAATAAAGCTACTACAGGCTCTGCTGCAAAAAATGCAGTCCGTAGCCTTAGACGCTTATCCATCCTGCAAGAAGAAGAGTATATTCGCTTAGAGTTAGAAGCGAATGGTTTTTTATATAAAATGGTTCGTAATATTGTTGGTACATTGCTTGATATCTGTGCAGGAAAAATAGAGCTAGAAAAAATCCCCGCTATTTTCCAAGCAAAAGATCGAAGATTAGCAGGACGCGCTGCACCTGCACAAGGGCTTATATTAGCTAAGGTAGATTATGAGACAACATGTCTATAG
- the ispD gene encoding 2-C-methyl-D-erythritol 4-phosphate cytidylyltransferase — MHTLALFLSLISKNMYPTPLISAILLAGGKGTRLKSAIPKQFLPLGSKPLALHSFELLAKSDLITEIIVVCESFYRHLFNSKTPVKIGFANPGLRRQDSVSNGLAQITKGSFVCIHDAARPFLQLDDLKKVIEQALIHKAAALAIPAKNTIKEIDSTSFVRQTLNREILRETLTPQVILLDLLKKGLLEAEKKKIDVTDDVSAIELMGHMVKLVSGKSSNIKITSPEDLQLAQSFLK; from the coding sequence GTGCATACACTTGCACTTTTTTTGAGCTTAATTTCAAAAAATATGTATCCCACTCCTCTTATTTCAGCTATTTTGCTTGCCGGTGGAAAAGGCACAAGATTAAAAAGTGCCATACCCAAACAATTTTTACCTCTAGGTTCAAAACCGCTGGCCTTACATAGCTTTGAACTTTTAGCAAAGTCTGATCTTATTACAGAAATCATCGTGGTTTGTGAGAGCTTTTATCGACATTTATTTAACTCTAAAACTCCTGTAAAAATTGGTTTTGCTAATCCAGGATTGAGAAGACAAGATTCTGTATCCAATGGCTTAGCACAAATCACAAAAGGTTCTTTTGTCTGCATTCATGATGCCGCTCGTCCTTTTCTGCAATTAGATGATTTAAAAAAAGTGATCGAACAAGCCTTGATTCATAAAGCTGCAGCTTTAGCTATACCTGCTAAAAATACCATTAAAGAAATAGATTCTACTAGTTTTGTCAGACAAACCCTAAATCGGGAAATTCTTAGAGAAACCCTAACCCCACAGGTTATTTTACTAGATCTACTGAAGAAAGGCCTACTTGAAGCAGAAAAAAAGAAAATAGACGTCACAGATGACGTCTCTGCTATAGAATTAATGGGCCATATGGTTAAACTCGTTTCAGGCAAATCCTCAAATATAAAAATTACTAGTCCCGAAGATCTGCAATTAGCACAAAGTTTTCTAAAATAA
- a CDS encoding SWIB/MDM2 domain-containing protein, with translation MAKKKESKFMQALQISDELAAVIGKGPMPRTEVTKKLWEYIKKHKCQDTKNRRNINPDEKLAKVFGGKKSINMFEMTKIVSKHLKS, from the coding sequence ATGGCAAAAAAAAAAGAATCTAAATTTATGCAAGCGCTGCAGATTAGTGATGAATTAGCTGCAGTTATTGGCAAAGGTCCGATGCCTCGGACTGAAGTGACAAAAAAATTGTGGGAATATATTAAAAAACATAAATGTCAAGATACCAAAAATAGACGCAATATTAATCCAGATGAAAAACTTGCCAAAGTTTTTGGCGGTAAGAAATCCATTAATATGTTTGAAATGACAAAAATTGTAAGCAAACATCTCAAAAGTTAA
- a CDS encoding UTP--glucose-1-phosphate uridylyltransferase gives MIADPEIFFVLANKLSSCKSDQERLKLLEKPLPKAIDLLLSVKDQLILKSILVINQGHLFYPFDKNQIKNLLKDLYPIESFYQSIGGIVGYHATMLSLFANHTLSHEHKSYEQPECIDIAQEDSSTCKYTLQGLYALPYLAEIYPVGGAADRLQLMDPVTHASLPAAKLELCGRSLLEGLIRDLQAKEYLYFKLFGKQLTTPIAMMTSEEKDNHLHVLFICEQNKWFGRSQACFRFFQQPLVPALNIQGKWLQTQNNRILRKPGGHGMLWKTAIEQKIFTWFTSQGYTKILVRQINNPVASVDYGLLAFSGIGYQKNKQFGFASCLRLLEAAEGINVLCVNEKKQYCLTNIEYCDFEKYQMKDFPLKKGSSDSRFFSNTNILFADVKAIEEVTKKCPIPGMLVNQKKTCFINKKGHLEECEIARLESMMQNIAECFSATQIEELGSFLSYNLRHKTISTVKKKSTKTSSLLETPEGCFYDILYNGYDLLKNRCDFSLPAFSSHQEYITKGPSILFQYHPALGPLYTIIAQKIQSGQMTWGSELRLEIAEVQLENLYLDGVLHIMAERVIGHYLEDRLVYSQQIGRCRLSNVRIKNQGIDRSSSNIYWRDQISYHQKCKITLKGNSYFIAENVEFTEDIHIEVEDGICLQAFQEKDQVILQKRPLISSEGIWNYKIEEDTIALQETGALSESL, from the coding sequence ATGATAGCAGATCCAGAGATTTTTTTTGTTCTAGCAAATAAGCTTAGCTCTTGTAAAAGCGATCAAGAGCGCTTAAAATTATTAGAAAAACCTCTTCCAAAAGCAATCGATCTATTGCTGAGTGTAAAAGATCAGCTAATCTTGAAGTCCATTCTCGTGATTAATCAGGGCCATCTTTTTTACCCATTTGATAAAAATCAAATAAAAAATCTTTTAAAAGATCTCTATCCGATTGAATCTTTTTATCAATCCATTGGGGGAATAGTTGGCTATCACGCCACGATGTTATCGTTGTTTGCCAATCATACTTTATCCCATGAGCACAAGAGCTATGAGCAACCGGAATGTATTGATATAGCACAGGAGGACTCTTCAACTTGTAAGTATACCTTACAAGGGCTTTATGCACTTCCTTATTTGGCAGAAATTTATCCTGTAGGGGGAGCTGCTGACCGATTGCAGTTGATGGACCCAGTAACGCATGCTTCTCTTCCTGCTGCAAAACTTGAACTTTGTGGTAGAAGCTTATTAGAAGGATTAATTCGCGATCTTCAAGCTAAAGAGTATCTTTACTTTAAACTATTTGGTAAACAGCTTACAACACCTATTGCTATGATGACCTCTGAAGAAAAAGACAATCATCTTCACGTTTTATTCATCTGCGAACAAAATAAGTGGTTTGGGCGTTCTCAAGCTTGTTTTCGTTTTTTTCAACAACCACTTGTGCCTGCATTAAATATCCAAGGGAAGTGGTTACAAACGCAAAATAATCGCATTTTAAGAAAGCCAGGTGGCCATGGAATGCTATGGAAAACAGCCATTGAACAAAAGATCTTTACTTGGTTTACCTCTCAAGGATATACCAAGATTTTGGTTCGACAGATTAACAATCCAGTAGCTTCTGTGGATTATGGACTGCTTGCGTTTTCTGGGATTGGTTATCAAAAAAATAAACAGTTTGGCTTTGCTTCTTGTTTGCGTTTATTAGAAGCTGCAGAGGGGATTAATGTGCTCTGTGTAAATGAAAAAAAACAATATTGCTTAACAAACATTGAATATTGCGATTTTGAAAAATACCAAATGAAAGATTTTCCTTTAAAAAAGGGAAGCTCTGATTCACGTTTTTTTTCCAATACAAATATTTTATTTGCTGATGTAAAGGCTATTGAAGAAGTTACTAAGAAATGTCCTATTCCCGGGATGCTTGTTAATCAGAAAAAAACCTGTTTTATCAATAAAAAAGGGCATCTCGAAGAATGCGAAATTGCCAGACTAGAGTCAATGATGCAAAATATCGCTGAGTGTTTCTCCGCTACTCAAATAGAAGAGTTAGGTTCTTTTTTAAGCTATAACTTAAGACATAAAACCATTTCCACAGTAAAAAAAAAATCTACAAAAACAAGTTCTTTATTAGAGACACCAGAAGGCTGTTTTTACGATATCTTGTATAATGGATACGATCTTTTAAAAAATCGATGTGATTTTTCTCTACCTGCATTCTCTTCTCATCAAGAGTATATAACTAAAGGTCCTTCTATCCTGTTTCAATACCATCCTGCTCTAGGGCCTCTATACACGATTATTGCACAAAAAATCCAATCTGGCCAGATGACTTGGGGGAGCGAGCTGCGTTTAGAAATAGCAGAGGTACAATTAGAAAATCTCTATTTAGACGGAGTACTCCACATTATGGCTGAGCGTGTAATAGGACATTATTTAGAAGATCGCTTAGTCTATTCCCAACAAATCGGTAGATGTCGTTTAAGTAACGTCCGAATAAAAAACCAAGGGATTGATCGTTCCTCTTCTAATATCTATTGGAGAGATCAAATCTCTTACCATCAAAAATGCAAAATCACTCTAAAAGGGAACTCTTATTTTATCGCCGAAAATGTCGAATTCACAGAAGATATCCACATTGAAGTAGAAGATGGAATTTGCCTACAAGCCTTTCAAGAAAAAGACCAAGTGATCCTTCAGAAAAGACCTCTTATCTCCTCTGAAGGCATATGGAACTATAAGATAGAAGAAGATACAATCGCTCTGCAAGAAACAGGAGCTCTTAGTGAAAGTTTATAG
- the prfB gene encoding peptide chain release factor 2 (programmed frameshift) — protein MQESIQNVIKRIQNRLAHMWRYLDLEEKEKKIALLEKKMEDPDFWDDQNLAQKIISEIHDLKTWMVPAWQVKQRFENVYELINEVDPEAEPEFFYELEQELKEVDKQLSDLEIRKMLSGELDKKNCFLTINAGAGGTESCDWVSMLSRMYQRWASKRGWKTEIFDFVDGDVAGLKSITIRLTGSFAYGYAKAERGVHRLVRISPFDSNARRHTSFASVDITPEIDEKIEVEIKEDQLQIETYRASGAGGQHVNKTDSAVRMRYAGITVSCQKERSQVQNRETCLKMLKAKLYEKEYLERKAKLEQISGEKKEIGFGSQIRNYIFQPYTLVKDTRTKYEVGNVQAVLDGEIDGFINAYLQEFG, from the exons ATGCAAGAATCTATACAAAATGTGATTAAAAGAATTCAAAATCGTTTGGCACATATGTGGAGGTATCTT GACCTAGAAGAAAAAGAAAAGAAAATCGCTCTTCTAGAAAAAAAAATGGAAGATCCAGATTTTTGGGATGATCAAAATCTAGCGCAAAAAATTATTTCTGAAATTCATGATTTAAAAACTTGGATGGTTCCTGCTTGGCAAGTAAAACAGCGTTTCGAAAATGTGTATGAGCTGATCAATGAGGTGGATCCAGAAGCCGAACCAGAATTTTTTTACGAGTTAGAGCAAGAACTTAAAGAAGTTGATAAACAACTCTCTGATTTAGAAATTCGTAAAATGCTATCTGGAGAGCTAGATAAAAAAAATTGTTTTTTAACAATCAACGCTGGAGCAGGAGGTACAGAATCTTGCGATTGGGTAAGTATGCTCTCCCGCATGTATCAACGTTGGGCGAGTAAAAGAGGTTGGAAAACAGAAATTTTCGATTTTGTAGATGGGGATGTTGCTGGATTAAAGAGCATTACTATTCGGCTTACCGGTTCATTTGCTTATGGTTATGCTAAGGCAGAACGTGGTGTTCATCGACTAGTACGTATTTCTCCTTTTGATAGTAATGCACGTCGTCATACCAGTTTTGCTTCTGTCGATATTACTCCTGAGATTGATGAGAAAATCGAAGTTGAGATCAAGGAAGATCAACTACAGATAGAGACTTATCGCGCTTCAGGAGCAGGGGGACAACATGTAAATAAAACCGATTCCGCAGTGCGTATGCGATATGCAGGGATTACAGTGAGTTGTCAAAAAGAGAGAAGCCAAGTGCAAAACCGCGAAACGTGTTTAAAGATGCTTAAGGCTAAATTATATGAAAAAGAATATTTAGAAAGAAAAGCAAAATTAGAACAGATTTCAGGAGAAAAAAAAGAAATTGGTTTTGGGAGTCAAATCCGTAATTACATATTTCAACCTTATACTTTGGTAAAAGATACTCGTACAAAGTATGAAGTGGGCAATGTGCAAGCTGTGCTCGATGGAGAGATAGATGGCTTTATTAATGCATATCTTCAAGAATTTGGTTAA
- a CDS encoding GNAT family N-acetyltransferase: MQHFLPVSSEQEVHNTLQCWLGFCRYSASLTATLNGTPCGIATLFLMPYQKVSHHCLFKIIVDPIHQNKGVGNSLLKNVIHLAKVYFKLEEIYTEVVEDNPLIHLLHKYDFYQFADQKDYVKENDQYYARLLFGISLI, translated from the coding sequence TTGCAACATTTCCTTCCTGTTAGTAGTGAACAAGAAGTACATAACACATTGCAGTGTTGGTTAGGGTTTTGTCGTTATAGCGCAAGTCTTACCGCTACACTTAATGGAACACCTTGTGGAATAGCTACTTTATTTTTAATGCCTTATCAAAAGGTTTCTCACCACTGTTTATTTAAAATTATCGTGGATCCTATTCATCAAAATAAAGGAGTAGGTAATAGTTTATTAAAAAACGTCATACATTTAGCAAAAGTGTATTTTAAATTAGAAGAGATTTATACAGAAGTAGTGGAAGATAATCCTTTGATTCATCTACTCCATAAATACGATTTTTATCAATTTGCTGACCAAAAAGACTACGTTAAAGAAAACGATCAATACTATGCACGCCTTTTATTTGGAATCTCATTGATATGA